A window of Castanea sativa cultivar Marrone di Chiusa Pesio chromosome 1, ASM4071231v1 contains these coding sequences:
- the LOC142608761 gene encoding uncharacterized protein LOC142608761 encodes MAQAARLDLRMQKELKLLLTDPPPGASFPLLSSSSSSSLSAIDAQIEGPEGTVYAKGMFHIKIQIPERYPFQPPSVTFVTPIYHPNIDNGGRICLDILNLPPKGAWQPSLNISTVLTSIGLLLSEPNPDDGLMCEASREYKYNRQAFDQKARSMTEKYAKVGVSGNACSSQSIPTNSNTNMMEVKTAGMESRHEVNEYGVSHKKLRGTRWKLSLESSGSTLKRDGDGKLNEVPNDHPVPSNYKDQRELEGTRKGPIDMNDEYNQGQDKLCETRQKLSLETFGQFQNRDGHDKESLVLNRCPSPKPQKPFVASSGSSMMKVGNHYDHEEQGSKSINDSINMRSKKLTVGEKQPQGISSDTCQIRDGCNEELIVIPQPSPSEFHSYASHETLPLPMAAKHIELPLKGFINGMGNGNNGINSKKLCSVGKKLSLGFRGLSQIQEKDNKENVVPVHQTSLSHPKSPSLSSSTPSMVSKAGKHFESGSEISGLNVSYKNCGISRKLSLGPLTQLQGSNDDNRQLLSLSQKLSEDPSKGLPLQQDCGCDNKQKLNHEHNVKIDEGTKQQNTEDKSPVSESVIVLDSEDSEDEGYVSLRKSLLARKRIGKRKAKV; translated from the exons ATGGCTCAGGCAGCGAGGCTCGACCTCCGAATGCAAAAGGAACTCAAGCTCCTCCTCACCGACCCTCCTCCCGGCGCGTCGTTCCCACTTctctcctcctcttcttcttcctccttgtCCGCCATCGATGCCC AGATTGAAGGCCCTGAAGGGACTGTATATGCCAAAGGGATGTTTCACATAAAGATTCAAATACCAGAAAG GTACCCATTTCAGCCTCCAAGTGTGACGTTTGTAACACCCATCTATCACCCTAATATCGACAACGGAGGCCGAATTTGCCTTGACATTCTTAATCTCCCCCCCAAG GGGGCATGGCAACCATCATTAAACATTTCAACTGTGCTTACAAGCATAGGGTTGCTACTGAGTGAACCCAATCCTGATGATGGCTTAATGTGTGAAGCA AGTAGGGAGTACAAATATAACAGACAAGCCTTTGACCAAAAAGCTCGATCCATGACTGAGAAATATGCCAAGGTTGGAGTCAGTGGGAATGCTTGTAGCAGTCAAAGCATTCCAACTAACTCAAATACAAACATG ATGGAAGTAAAAACAGCTGGAATGGAGTCAAGACATGAAGTAAATGAGTACGGTGTAAGCCATAAGAAGTTACGTGGGACTAGGTGGAAGCTGTCACTGGAGTCTTCAGGTTCTACCCTGAAAAGGGATGGTGATGGGAAACTAAATGAGGTGCCTAATGACCACCCGGTACCTTCTAATTACAAGGACCAGAGGGAACTAGAAGGAACCAGAAAAGGGCCAATAGACATGAATGATGAGTACAATCAGGGTCAGGATAAGCTATGTGAAACCAGGCAGAAATTATCACTGGAAACCTTTGGTCAATTCCAGAACAGAGATGGCCATGACAAGGAGAGTTTGGTACTAAATCGCTGTCCATCACCTAAGCCTCAGAAGCCTTTTGTGGCTTCTTCAGGGTCATCAATGATGAAGGTTGGAAACCATTATGATCATGAAGAGCAAGGTAGTAAATCAATAAATGACAGCATAAACATGAGATCAAAGAAGCTGACTGTTGGCGAAAAGCAGCCACAGGGAATATCTTCAGACACCTGCCAGATAAGAGATGGTTGTAATGAAGAACTGATTGTGATCCCTCAACCGTCACCCTCTGAGTTCCATTCATATGCGTCTCATGAGACCTTGCCACTTCCTATGGCTGCTAAACATATTGAACTGCCTCTTAAGGGTTTTATTAATGGAATGGGAAATGGCAACAATGGTATAAATTCTAAGAAGCTCTGTTCTGTTGGCAAGAAGCTTTCATTGGGGTTCAGGGGCTTATCTCAGATTCAAGAAAAGGATAACAAGGAAAATGTGGTTCCAGTTCACCAGACATCACTTTCACATCCCAAAAGCCCTTCTCTGAGTTCATCTACGCCCTCAATGGTATCAAAGGCAGGGAAGCATTTTGAAAGCGGATCAGAGATTAGTGGCTTAAATGTGAGTTACAAGAATTGTGGGATTAGTCGAAAGCTGTCACTTGGTCCCCTCACTCAATTACAAGGGAGCAATGATGATAACAGGCAGTTGCTGTCACTCTCCCAGAAACTCTCTGAAGATCCATCCAAGGGCCTGCCCTTGCAACAGGATTGCGGGTGTGATAACAAGCAGAAGTTGAATCACGAGCACAATGTGAAGATTGATGAGGGGACCAAGCAACAGAATACAGAAGACAAATCACCAGTTTCTGAATCAGTAATTGTTCTGGATAGTGAAGATAGTGAGGATGAAGGGTATGTATCTTTGAGGAAATCATTGTTAGCACGAAAGCGGATAGGGAAGCGGAAAGCTAAAGTTTGA
- the LOC142614772 gene encoding uncharacterized protein LOC142614772: MASICLSIPSFKTLAILSPSYTSSTSSPFSSSSSSSSVGHACFVRCRCSIPMFDSQRVVSTHRLRAKRQVVRMAPDEEKLTRRNPLDFPIEWERPKPGRRPDIFPQFSPMKTPLPPPLPYDPPEEDEEEEEKKEEEEEDPEKEEPDQPENQ; the protein is encoded by the exons atggcTTCGATTTGCCTCTCAATTCCGAGCTTCAAAACCCTAGCTATCCTATCTCCATCATACACATCTTCGACTTCATCCccattttcatcttcatcttcttcttcttctgtggGCCACGCGTGCTTCGTTCGCTGCAGATGCTCAATTCCAATGTTCGATTCTCAGCGCGTGGTTTCAACTCATCGTTTGAGGGCAAAGAGGCAAGTGGTCCGTATGGCTCCCGATGAAGAGAAACTCACGCGCCGTAATCCTCTCGATTTCCCCATc GAGTGGGAGAGGCCAAAGCCAGGTCGTAGACCTGATATATTCCCCCAGTTTAGCCCTATGAAAACACCATTACCACCTCCATTGCCATATGATCCTCcagaagaagatgaggaagaggaagagaagaaagaggaggaggaggaagatcCTGAAAAGGAAGAGCCAGACCAGCCTGAGAATCAGTAG
- the LOC142614778 gene encoding G-type lectin S-receptor-like serine/threonine-protein kinase CES101 — MAKLRNLMLFLFSCLCIQSPYSSCEEIYSLKQGQQMRDEEHLLSENGIFKLGFFNPSYSSDYYLGIWYSKLPKNPESVWVANPNYPIYESSGVLTLDNEGLLKITHNGGQPIVINPNQTVLSNVTATLLDYGNLVLTEVYSNGRAGRVLWQSFDHPTNTLLPGMKLGLNLKTGQSWALNSWLSSQVPAPGAFRLGVDRGSADQLILWQRGDVYWTSGVWSNGGFQMAPDLKRSLDVYEFRFVSNEDEKYFSYNVKNKSTISRWELNSWGQIVQFTLDVDGTTWTNTTTSPCKFNVNYPNAVCIEQNHTECRNGSELFVPKKGYYKETKLKYFHYNSSLALSDCHYSCWNNCSCIAYKNHFDNGTGCEFWNKDANFIRNENFPAKYILELGNNKEGTPTEGGTREDSAGSTKELWWIWCIVAITPGPVILLLGYLCYRRRKLGLLQQDEGETSQDKGLLELRSHICNKFNYNIKRDRKKGNEVQLFSFPEILAATNHFSFSNKLGEGGFGPVYKGLLQDGQQLAVKRLARDSGQGLKEFMNEITLIAELQHVNLVRLLGCCVHEEEKMLIYEYMPNKSLDSFIFDPPKRKLLNWRKLVSITEGVAQGLLYLHKYSRLRVIHRDLKPSNILLDDNMNPKISDFGMARIFGQNETRANTKRVVGTYGYMSPEYAMNGIFSEKSDVYSFGVLMLEIVSGKKNSVFSSSSIITLIEQAWDSWKRGDILELMDPSLDSSCPKSELFRYIHIGLLCVQERATDRPTMSDIIPMLTNEAVFLPDPKQLEKTEAGLTLPDGKMDINSVNCVSVTIMEAR, encoded by the exons ATGGCTAAACTTAGGAACCTcatgctttttcttttctcatgtCTCTGCATTCAATCACCGTATTCTTCTTGTGAAGAAATCTATTCATTGAAGCAAGGGCAACAGATGAGAGATGAGGAGCATCTACTTTCTGAAAATGGTATCTTCAAATTAGGCTTCTTCAACCCTAGCTATTCAAGTGACTACTACTTAGGAATATGGTACAGTAAACTACCAAAAAATCCAGAATCAGTCTGGGTGGCAAACCCAAATTATCCAATCTATGAATCATCTGGAGTTCTTACGTTAGACAACGAAGGATTGTTGAAGATCACACATAATGGAGGGCAGCCAATTGTGATAAATCCCAACCAGACAGTGTTGAGTAACGTGACAGCAACTCTCTTGGATTATGGAAACCTAGTGCTAACAGAAGTTTATTCTAATGGAAGAGCAGGGCGAGTCTTGTGGCAAAGTTTTGATCATCCAACCAACACACTACTGCCCGGAATGAAACTAGGCTTGAACCTGAAGACTGGACAAAGTTGGGCACTAAATTCATGGTTGAGTAGCCAGGTCCCTGCACCGGGGGCTTTCAGGCTAGGCGTGGATCGTGGTAGTGCTGACCAGTTGATCCTCTGGCAGCGAGGGGATGTATATTGGACTAGTGGGGTCTGGAGTAATGGGGGCTTCCAAATGGCTCCTGATCTGAAAAGGAGTCTTGACGTGTATGAATTCAGGTTTGTGTCAAATGAGGATGAGAAATACTTCTCTTATAATGTTAAGAACAAATCTACTATCTCAAGGTGGGAGCTGAATTCCTGGGGGCAGATCGTGCAGTTCACTTTAGATGTGGATGGTACTACATGGACAAACACAACCACTAGTCCATGTAAATTTAATGTGAACTATCCAAATGCTGTGTGCATAGAGCAGAATCACACAGAATGCAGGAATGGTTCTGAGTTGTTTGTGCCAAAAAAAGGCTATTATAAGGAAACTAAATTGAAGTATTTTCATTATAATTCCAGCTTGGCTCTCAGTGATTGTCACTATAGCTGTTGGAATAATTGCTCCTGCATTGCTTATAAAAACCATTTTGACAATGGTACTGGATGTGAGTTTTGGAATAAGGACGCAAATTTCATTCGGAATGAGAACTTTCCAGCAAAATACATACTTGAGCTAGGAAATAATAAAG AGGGTACACCCACTGAAGGAGGCACAAGGGAAGATTCCGCAGGAAGTACAAAGGAGTTGTGGTGGATATGGTGCATTGTTGCCATTACACCTGGTCCAGTAATCCTACTTTTGGGTTATTTGTGCTACAGGAGGAGAAAACTTGGACTCTTGCAACAAGATG AAGGGGAAACAAGCCAAGACAAGGGATTACTTGAATTAAGATCCCATATTTGCAACAAATTTAACTATAACATCAAAAGAGACAGAAAGAAGGGCAATGAGGTTCAATTATTTAGTTTTCCTGAAATATTGGCCGCAACTAATCACTTCTCATTTTCCAACAAGCTTGGCGAGGGAGGTTTTGGACCAGTTTACAAG GGTTTATTACAAGATGGACAGCAGCTTGCAGTAAAAAGACTAGCAAGAGATTCTGGACAAGGACTCAAGGAATTCATGAATGAGATTACACTAATAGCTGAACTTCAACATGTCAATCTTGTTAGGCTTTTGGGTTGTTGTGTTCACGAAGAAGAAAAGATGCTGATTTATGAGTACATGCCAAATAAAAGCTTAGATTCCttcatttttg ATCCCCCTAAAAGAAAACTTCTCAACTGGAGAAAACTTGTCAGCATTACTGAAGGGGTTGCACAAGGACTTCTTTATCTTCACAAATATTCAAGACTAAGAGTAATACATAGAGACTTGAAACCTAGTAACATTTTACTTGACGATAACATGAACCCTAAAATATCAGATTTTGGTATGGCTAGAATTTTTGGACAAAACGAAACCAGAGCAAATACTAAGAGGGTTGTTGGGACATA TGGTTATATGTCTCCTGAGTATGCCATGAATGGCATTTTCTCTGAGAAGTctgatgtttatagttttggagtCTTAATGCTAGAGATTGTGAGTGGCAAGAAAAACTCGGTTTTTTCTTCATCCAGCATTATCACTCTTATAGAACAA GCATGGGATTCGTGGAAGCGAGGTGATATTCTTGAATTAATGGATCCATCACTGGACTCCTCATGTCCCAAAAGTGAACTGTTCAGATACATCCACATTGGTCTCCTATGTGTGCAAGAGCGTGCAACGGATAGACCAACTATGTCAGATATCATCCCCATGCTCACAAATGAGGCTGTGTTCCTGCCTGATCCAAAACAACTTGAGAAAACTGAAGCTGGGTTAACATTGCCTGATGGAAAGATGGACATTAATTCGGTAAATTGTGTATCTGTAACTATTATGGAAGCCAGATAG
- the LOC142621615 gene encoding uncharacterized protein LOC142621615, with protein sequence MLDGLLGRGFASKCKSLIKLTKTRIDVIRRKRKATEKFLKKDVADLLANGLDINAYGRADGLLAELMLSSCYDFVEHSCDIVSKHLSLMQKQSECPEECREAVSSLMFAAARFSDLPELRDLRQIFQERYGNSLELFVNQEFETHLTSKPTTLEKKVKLMQNIAREFSIKWDAGAFEKRMSKPPTYVQNQPKTYGSFNVVDEKTKSSSGMKTVSRGEKDDFLHKERLDLNYDGHKLCNGKEGSLSKREELDLPSRRELSGKGYKALNGREETILKKDGHDTPFEGRQEIADDKHEERNWMGDATPKSVRSSSSSWGKRLECIDGGSCLLNGRENTALERDYPGSLLKGKPEITSSCAGLQLKSNGKEPFAGNNHAGQLDDTSSVRKVEGNEINKVKPYHNSGIPPPYVKSNVKTKASRSGVNSGSSLSSLDNDALVDPSMHKRGNDGYTSGRIQSGSDYSDYERQVVRSASVSDHGQEKDLYQDNTTGNSLPKSKSSRRRHLKSHSHHNDAGYFEDAGVVTRKSRSRRRDDSRCGLQILFDDEHYQNEAEERILDKLLMQYSKKPSSYEPGRMRRKSKPHHAHHMGNNADGLPQNSKDGTEEKSEVVPLPARSVSLPHEHTGPSEATKVFSRAASFQPDRSNPARHVHPKLPNYEDLAAKFAAMRGS encoded by the exons ATGTTGGACGGACTTCTCGGCCGAGGCTTTGCCTccaaatg TAAGTCGTTGATTAAACTGACGAAGACTCGGATCGATGTGATACGGAGGAAGAGAAAGGCGACTGAAAAGTTTTTGAAGAAAGATGTGGCTGATTTGCTTGCGAATGGCCTCGATATCAATGCTTATGGAAGA GCTGATGGACTTCTAGCGGAATTGATGCTTTCATCATGTTATGATTTCGTTGAGCACTCGTGTGATATCGTATCGAAGCATCTTTCCCTAATGCAAAAACAGag TGAATGCCCTGAGGAATGTAGGGAAGCTGTGTCATCCCTGATGTTTGCTGCTGCAAGATTTTCAGATTTGCCAGAATTACGTGATCTTAGGCAAATATTTCAAGAGAGATATGGGAATTCCCTGGAATTATTTGTGAATCAAGAG TTTGAAACACATTTAACTTCAAAGCCAACTACATTGGAGAAGAAAGTTAAGTTAATGCAAAATATAGCACGGGAGTTTTCAATAAAGTGGGATGCTGGGGCTTTTGAAAAGAGGATGTCTAAACCCCCCACATATGTACAG AACCAACCTAAAACTTATGGGTCTTTCAATGTCGTTGATGAAAAAACCAAATCATCCAGTGGTATGAAGACAGTCTCAAGAGGAGAGAAGGATGATTTTTTACATAAAGAAAGACTTGACCTTAATTATGATGGGCATAAATTATGCAATGGCAAAGAGGGTAGTTTATCAAAAAGAGAAGAACTAGACCTTCCATCTAGACGTGAACTCTCTGGCAAGGGATACAAGGCACTCAATGGCAGAGAAGAAACTATCCTGAAAAAGGATGGTCATGACACGCCATTCGAAGGAAGGCAGGAGATTGCTGATGACAAGCATGAAGAACGTAATTGGATGGGAGATGCCACCCCAAAGTCAGTTAGATCTAGCAGTTCATCTTGGGGAAAAAGACTAGAATGCATTGATGGTGGATCTTGTTTGCTTAATGGTAGGGAGAATACTGCCCTTGAAAGAGACTACCCGGGATCATTACTTAAAGGAAAGCCAGAAATTACTTCTAGCTGTGCTGGACTGCAGTTGAAGAGCAATGGTAAAGAACCATTTGCAGGCAATAATCATGCTGGTCAACTTGATGATACAAGCTCAGTGAGGAAAGTTGAAGGGAATGAAATAAATAAGGTGAAGCCCTATCACAATAGCGGCATCCCTCCTCCTTATGTTAAGTCCAATGTTAAAACAAAGGCTAGCAGATCTGGGGTCAATTCAGGATCCTCATTGTCTAGTTTGGACAATGATGCCCTTGTAGACCCTTCAATGCACAAGAGAGGCAATGATGGTTATACTTCAGGAAGGATCCAATCAGGTTCTGATTATTCTGACTATGAGAGGCAGGTTGTCAGATCTGCAAGTGTGAGTGATCATGGTCAAGAGAAAGATCTTTATCAGGATAATACAACTGGTAACTCCttaccaaaatcaaaatcatccAGGAGGAGACACTTAAAATCACATTCCCATCACAATGATGCTGGCTACTTTGAAGATGCAGGAGTTGTTacaagaaaatcaagaagcaGGAGAAGGGATGACTCGAGATGTGGCTTGCAAATTTTGTTTGATGATGAGCACTATCAGAATGAGGCAGAGGAAAGGATATTGGATAAATTGCTGATGCAGTATAGCAAGAAACCATCGTCCTATGAACCAGGGAGGATGAGAAGAAAGTCTAAACCTCATCATGCACATCACATGGGCAATAATGCAGATGGATTGCCACAGAATAGCAAAGATGGGACTGAGGAGAAGTCAGAGGTTGTTCCTCTTCCGGCCCGGTCAGTTTCTCTTCCTCATGAACATACAGGTCCATCAGAGGCAACCAAAGTTTTTTCCCGTGCTGCTTCTTTTCAGCCAGATAGGTCAAATCCAGCTCGGCATGTGCATCCTAAGTTGCCAAACTATGAAGATTTGGCTGCCAAGTTTGCGGCCATGAGAGGAAGTTAA
- the LOC142622432 gene encoding uncharacterized protein LOC142622432 yields the protein MRGTSKVIMGATLVMLVSLAIVVGLILVLLAELYCSLLLRRRQHRDTNSETATTTTAIATVPTTTSTPSSEPSQPQNQSSPPPLRSFYAQGVLHAPRSLLFPAFSTKEDNAESKKQHSKLHHIIDVLQTQETNTSPRQIGLLSACSSPPTPSVHLTTPKPIQEVHIQGGGGDTTCNDKASGFGEHFMYISNPIYDNDGRPSRVDTPFETPDTSPSRLEMSGSSGDDEVAQTSPCSPSSPTTPPLTPMKKLPAEACSVSLKNARSLGTSGSESNSNNGHSSSSSGSPCTSPSW from the coding sequence atgaggggGACATCCAAGGTGATTATGGGGGCAACCTTGGTAATGTTAGTGAGCCTTGCCATAGTGGTAGGCCTAATCTTGGTGCTACTAGCTGAGCTCTACTGTTCTCTCTTACTCCGCCGGCGTCAGCACAGAGACACCAACTCTGAAACCGCCACCACCACTACTGCCATTGCCACTGTCCCCACAACCACCAGCACTCCCTCTTCAGAGCCCTCACAGCCCCAAAACCAGTCATCTCCTCCCCCTCTCCGTAGCTTCTATGCCCAAGGGGTTCTCCATGCCCCAAGAAGCCTCCTCTTCCCTGCATTCTCTACCAAAGAAGACAATGCAGAATCAAAGAAGCAGCATTCCAAGCTTCATCATATCATTGATGTACTACAAACCCAAGAGACCAACACAAGCCCTCGTCAAATTGGACTATTATCTGCTTGTTCTTCCCCACCAACTCCTTCCGTTCATTTAACAACACCAAAGCCAATTCAAGAAGTCCATATTCAAGGCGGTGGTGGTGACACTACTTGTAATGACAAAGCTAGTGGTTTTGGGGAGCATTTTATGTACATTTCTAACCCCATATATGACAATGATGGTAGGCCAAGCAGAGTGGATACTCCATTTGAGACACCGGACACATCGCCTTCACGGTTAGAAATGAGTGGTTCTTCAGGCGATGATGAGGTTGCTCAAACATCTCCATGTAGTCCCTCAAGCCCAACCACACCTCCATTGACTCCAATGAAGAAGCTTCCAGCTGAGGCCTGCTCCGTCTCCCTTAAAAATGCCAGATCTTTGGGTACTTCAGGTAGTGAGTCTAATAGTAACAATGGCcattcttcatcatcatcaggTTCTCCTTGTACCTCTCCTTCATGGTGA